The nucleotide sequence TCGGGGACGGCTTCAACATCTCGCTGTTCATCCTGGTCGCCCACGGCTGGTTCTACGTCGTCTACCTCTTCGCGTGCTTCCGCATGTGGAGCCTGATGCGCTGGCCGTTCCGCCGGTTCATCCTCCTCGCGCTCGGCGGCGTCATCCCGCTGCTGTCGTTCTTCATGGAGGCGATCGTCGCCCGTGAAGTCAAGACCTATCTCGCCACCCGGGAGGCCGCCGAGGCCTCCGCGATCGCCCCGGAAGGTGTCCGTTGACCGAACAGTCCGAGACCCAGCAGCGCCCCGCGCTCGTCGTCGACTTCGGCGCCCAGTACGCGCAGCTCATCGCCCGCCGCGTGCGGGAGGCGGGTGTCTACAGCGAGATCGTGCCGCACACGGCGACCGCCGAGGAGATCGCCGCGAAGAACCCGGTCGCGATCATCCTCTCCGGCGGGCCGTCGTCGGTGTACGAGGAGGGGGCACCGCAGCTCGACCCCTCCGTCTTCGACCTCGGCGTCCCCACGCTCGGCATCTGCTACGGCTTCCAGTACATGGCGCAGACGCTCGGCGGGGAGGTCGCGCACACCGGCCTCCGCGAGTACGGCGCGACCGACGCGGTCATCTCCGGCGATGGCGGCACCCTCCTGGGCGGCCAGCCCGCTGAGCAGAACGTGTGGATGAGTCACGGCGACCAGGTC is from Microbacterium sp. BLY and encodes:
- a CDS encoding DUF3817 domain-containing protein, with translation MPEPKVASFPAIRGALKFYQIASIITGVMLLLLLAEMVLKYTPIHLELFAGGSGGPLWFAGVIAGPDCQWWSLFAPWTNSCEMTSLGDGFNISLFILVAHGWFYVVYLFACFRMWSLMRWPFRRFILLALGGVIPLLSFFMEAIVAREVKTYLATREAAEASAIAPEGVR